Within the Candidatus Nitrospira nitrificans genome, the region GGCGAGCTCAGGGGTAATCAACGAGGTTCTGATGTAGCCGGACCACTCGATCTCGAGCTTCTCCGCCACAATTCGCTCAAGAATTTCCGTGCATTGCGGATAGGCTTCCTTGCCCGTAATAAATTGGGCGTCCGTAAACCAGAACCGACGGGCGCCCCACTGATGGTAATGCTGCGAAATATCTTTGACGACCATCTCCGGTGGCCGGTAACGCACCCGCTTGCCTTCAATGTAGGGGTAGAGGCAAAAGGCACAGTCGTACGGGCAGCCCCGCTTGGACTGCACGCCGATCGATTCCCCGATATAGTCCCCATATTGAGGAAAAATCGAGGTGAGATAAGGCAGATCGACCGTGAGCGCATCCAACAGCGCGGGGGAACCCTGCCGGCCTTTTCGGATCTGTTTGCCTTCTTTGACGATGTACCGCTCATCCTCGATCGAGCGGCCTTCAATGACCTTCAGGATGGCGTCTTCCCCTTCGCCAAGGATGCCGATCGTGCCTTCCGGGAGCTTTTCGATCAACTGATCGGCAAACGCCGTAAACGCTCCTCCGCCGATCATGATCTGGGCCTTGGGGAACTCCTTGCGGATCAGCGCCGGGTACGACAGGATCGTATAGATGTGATTGTAATACCGGTAGAGCTGCTTCACGCCCGCGATGGAAGCGGTGACTCGCTTGAGAGGGTTGCTGGCAAAATAGAAATTAAAAGCATGCTCTAACGACGAATCGCCTTCATGCGGCGAAAAGATCTGAATGTCTCGCCATGAGAAGCAGACCAGGTCCGGCTTGAATTCCGTCGCCGCGTCGCGGATGGCTTGGCTGCGCTGCGCGACTGGAAACAACGAGAGATCGAGAATGCGCTGACGCACGTCCGGTTTCCGCCGATGAATAAAATCCGCCAGGTAGGTGATCCCGATGGGGTAGACCTTCTTACAGGGGAGGAAGATATAGAGGATTGAGTTCATGGGAGCCGTCAATCGTCAGTGGCCAATCGTGAAGAGCGCTCGTGCGTAACCGAATGACGTTTGACGAATGACCATTGGCGTCATTTGGTTGCGACGTGTATCGCGACGATGCCACCGCTGAGGTTCTTGTACGACACCTGACGGAACCCGGCATCGCGCAGAACCTGGCACAACCGCTCTTGGTCGGGAAATGTCCGGATCGACGCCGGAAGATACTCATAGACGCCGGTGCGATCGCGGGCGACGATGGTGCCGATCCAGGGCAGCAGTTTGAACGAATACCAATCGTACAGCGTTCGCAACCAACCGAATATCGGACGTGAAAACTCCAGGCACACGAAGCGACCACCGGGCTTCATCACACGGCGAATTTCTCGCACGGCGCCTGGTAAATCCCCAACGTTGCGCATGCAAAAACCGGTGGTGACCGCGTCGAAGGTGTTGTCTCCGAACCCCAGATGTTCCGCGCTTGCCTGCAAGCAGGTGATCTTGTCGGAGAGTCCCTTCCCGCCGATCTTCCTAAGGCCTTCGGCGAGCATCGCATGGTTCAGGTCCGAGGCGATGACACGTCCCTTGGGCCCCATTCGAGACTCGAGCAAGAGGGCAAGATCGGCCGTGCCGGATCCGACATCGAGCGCGGTCCCCCGTCCGACGGGCGTAATGAAAGAAGCGGTAATCTTCTTCCAGTGATAATGCAGGCCGAAACTTAACAGCGTGTTATTCAGGTCGTAGACGCCGGCGATGGAGGTGAACATCCGCTGCACGGCATCTTCGCGGGCCTGGCCGGACCAGGTGGACACCACCTTTGCCGGGGCCTCTGAATCCTGTGCCAATGGACGACGATCGGTTCCCACCATTTCACGGTGGTAGCACCCGGTTTCAAGCTTTGTCAAGGTGAGTCATCCGGTGATCAGGTGGTCGGATCTTGCGAGCGGCTCCATGGCGGTTAGGGATCCAATCTGAAAATTGCCGGGGCGCAATCCAACGCGAAACGCATGAGGGGTCCGACTTGGTGGGACCAGGTCCTCATGCGCTCTACAGCCCTTCTCGGTCGTCGTATGATTCTGGTTGAGTTGCCTTTGAGCCGACTTGCATAATAGTCGATATGGACCCGGCTGATCTCCTCTCGCTGTATCGTCAGATGTTGCTGATTCGTCGATTCGAAGAGAAATCGGCGGAGATGTACGCCCTTGCCAAGATCGCCGGCTTTCTTCATTTGTATATCGGTGAGGAGGCGATCGCGGTCGGCGCCATCGCTTCCCTTCGGCCGGACGATTACGTCATCAGCGCCTATCGCGACCACGGACATTGTCTTGCGCGCGGGTCCGATCCGGGCCGAGTCATGGCCGAGTTGTTCGGCAAGGCGACCGGCCTCTGCAAAGGCAAGGGCGGGTCGATGCACTTAATCGATCTGTCGCACAGGTTTATGGGTGGGTATGCCATCGTGGGAGGCCACATCCCGCTCGCAACGGGTCTGGCCTTTGCGAATAAATATCAATCGCTCGATCTGGTCACGGTCTGCTTTTTTGGTGAAGGGGCGCTGCCGAGCGGGCAGGCGCACGAGGCGTTCAACCTGGCTGCTCTGTGGAAACTGCCGGTGATCTTTATCTGTGAAAACAATCGGTATGGCATGGGCACACCGGCCGAACGGGCCATCGCGCTGTATGGGGATGTAGCCGAAACCGCTCGATCCTACGGCATCGCGGCGGAATCGGTGGACGGCATGGATGTGCTCGCGGTCCGTTCGGCGATGCAGCGGGTGGTGGCGCAGGTCCGTGCGGGGGATGGGCCTTGGTTCATCGAGGCGACGACCTACCGGTTCATGGGCCATTCGATGGCGGACCCGGCGCACGGTCACTACCGGACCAAAGAGGAAGTGGAGGAGTACCGAAAACGTGATCCGCTTGTCTTGTTGAAGCACGCCATGATGGCTCGGAAGCTGGCGGACGAGGCGGACTTCAAGCAGCTGGAGGGGGAAATCAGAGAAGTTGTGCGGGCCGCCGTGAAGTTTGCAGAAGAAAGTCCGTTTCCGGCCCGCTCGGATCTGCACGCCGACGTCGTACAGGAGTAGGCGAGCAATGGAATTGTCGTATCGTGAAGCTCTGAATCAGGCCATGCGCGAGGAGATGCGCCGGGACCGGCGCATCTTTTTGATCGGCGAAGACGTCGCCTACTATCAGGGCGCCTTCAAGGTCAGCAAAGGATTCGTCGAGGAGTTTGGGCCTCAGCGCGTGATCGATACGCCCATCACCGAAGCCGGCTTTACCGGCCTGGCCATCGGCGCCGCCATGGCGGGGTTGCATCCGATTGTAGAACTTATGACGATGAATTTCGGCGTCCTGGCCCTCGATCAGATCGTCAATAACGCCGCCAAAATCCGGTATATGTCCGGAGGACAACTGTCGGTGCCGCTCGTCATCCGCGGCCCCGGGAGCGCCGCCCACCAGTTGGGGGCCCAGCATTCGCAAAGTCTGGAGGCCTGGTTCTGCCATGTGCCGGGACTGAAAGTCATCGCGCCCGCTACGCCGAACGATGCGAAAGGTCTGCTCAAGAGCGCGATCCGAGACCCTAACCCGGTCATCTTTATCGAAGCGCAGCTTTTGTACGGCACGAAGGGCGAGGTGCAAGAAGGTGAGTTCACTATTCCAATCGGCGTCGCCGAGGTGAAACGGACGGGCCGGGACGTCACCATCGTCGCGTATTCGAAAATGCTGTTGCTCGCGCTGGAAGCCGCCGACGCGCTGAGCCGCGAAGAGGTCGAGGCGGAAGTGATCGATCTGCGCACGCTCAAACCGCTGGATCTTCAGACGATCGCGGCGTCGGTCAAAAAGACCGGGCGTCTGGTGATCGTCGAGGAAGGCTGGCATTTCTGTGGCCTGGGCGCGCAGATTGCCGAGAGCGTGTATTCGACCACGTTCGATTATTTGGACGGTCCGATCCGGCGAGTCACCGGTGAAGATGTGCCCATGCCCTATTGCCGCCCGCTGGAAGATGCGGCGATTCCGGACGTGCCGCGCGTGATCGAGGCCGTCAAGTCGCTACTGTGAACTGTGAGGGGAGGAGAGCCATGGCAAGCCGCGTTGTAATGCCCAAACTCACGGATACGATGGAAGAGGGCGTGCTC harbors:
- a CDS encoding B12-binding domain-containing radical SAM protein — protein: MNSILYIFLPCKKVYPIGITYLADFIHRRKPDVRQRILDLSLFPVAQRSQAIRDAATEFKPDLVCFSWRDIQIFSPHEGDSSLEHAFNFYFASNPLKRVTASIAGVKQLYRYYNHIYTILSYPALIRKEFPKAQIMIGGGAFTAFADQLIEKLPEGTIGILGEGEDAILKVIEGRSIEDERYIVKEGKQIRKGRQGSPALLDALTVDLPYLTSIFPQYGDYIGESIGVQSKRGCPYDCAFCLYPYIEGKRVRYRPPEMVVKDISQHYHQWGARRFWFTDAQFITGKEAYPQCTEILERIVAEKLEIEWSGYIRTSLITPELAKLMVRSGVGDLEVAITSGSQEVLNNLHMGFKLERLYDGCRYLAEAGFKGKVILNYSLNSPKETEESLLQSVEAYKKVAAILGEERVFPLMFFLGIQPNTDLEQRLLEEGYLSAGYNPLMLTPTSIRKLLYNPAPLNKIIAKACLRAWERKQGSRDPRRWTGSLSQSSEEPPYADQNLSRGIEGNSGRDALLSIEEIIRSRKPTHSPPQTAEPRASSVG
- the mpqE gene encoding methyl-plastoquinone biosynthesis methyltransferase MpqE, coding for MVGTDRRPLAQDSEAPAKVVSTWSGQAREDAVQRMFTSIAGVYDLNNTLLSFGLHYHWKKITASFITPVGRGTALDVGSGTADLALLLESRMGPKGRVIASDLNHAMLAEGLRKIGGKGLSDKITCLQASAEHLGFGDNTFDAVTTGFCMRNVGDLPGAVREIRRVMKPGGRFVCLEFSRPIFGWLRTLYDWYSFKLLPWIGTIVARDRTGVYEYLPASIRTFPDQERLCQVLRDAGFRQVSYKNLSGGIVAIHVATK
- the pdhA gene encoding pyruvate dehydrogenase (acetyl-transferring) E1 component subunit alpha, which gives rise to MDPADLLSLYRQMLLIRRFEEKSAEMYALAKIAGFLHLYIGEEAIAVGAIASLRPDDYVISAYRDHGHCLARGSDPGRVMAELFGKATGLCKGKGGSMHLIDLSHRFMGGYAIVGGHIPLATGLAFANKYQSLDLVTVCFFGEGALPSGQAHEAFNLAALWKLPVIFICENNRYGMGTPAERAIALYGDVAETARSYGIAAESVDGMDVLAVRSAMQRVVAQVRAGDGPWFIEATTYRFMGHSMADPAHGHYRTKEEVEEYRKRDPLVLLKHAMMARKLADEADFKQLEGEIREVVRAAVKFAEESPFPARSDLHADVVQE
- a CDS encoding pyruvate dehydrogenase complex E1 component subunit beta; amino-acid sequence: MELSYREALNQAMREEMRRDRRIFLIGEDVAYYQGAFKVSKGFVEEFGPQRVIDTPITEAGFTGLAIGAAMAGLHPIVELMTMNFGVLALDQIVNNAAKIRYMSGGQLSVPLVIRGPGSAAHQLGAQHSQSLEAWFCHVPGLKVIAPATPNDAKGLLKSAIRDPNPVIFIEAQLLYGTKGEVQEGEFTIPIGVAEVKRTGRDVTIVAYSKMLLLALEAADALSREEVEAEVIDLRTLKPLDLQTIAASVKKTGRLVIVEEGWHFCGLGAQIAESVYSTTFDYLDGPIRRVTGEDVPMPYCRPLEDAAIPDVPRVIEAVKSLL